The stretch of DNA CCAGCTTCCGTCACCGTCTCCGGAACGGACTTCGGCACGGCAGTGCGGGCGAGACTGCGGGCTACCCCCGGCTTTCCCGGTACCAACGAGTTCGTCCTGACGCTCACGGACGCAGACTCGCGCCAACCATTCACCGCGGACGAGGCGTCGCTGCGGTTCTCGCTGTCCGGTCGATCCGATCTCGCCCCTGCGACCCTCGACCTCCAACGACAGGGGCCGGGACGCTTCACGGCCCCCGGCGCCACCCTCTCGATCCAGGGACGGTGGCAGGTGCTGGTGACTGCACGCCGGGGCATCGACACGTTCGAGATCCCCCTCGCCCTCACCACCAGGCAGCGGCCGCAGCAGGTGGACGTGGTGGAGGCACCGGGACAGCCGGCTCTGCACACGGTGACTCTCGAGGACGGGTCGTCTGTACAGGTGTACGCAGACCCACAGCGCCCCGGACCCGCGGAGCTGCACGTGACGTTCTTCAACCCTCGAGGAGGAGAGCTCGCCGTCGGCGACGTGAACCTACGGCTGCGGGCGCCCGGAGCGCCCGCAGCCGAGAAGACGCCGGTACGCGTGTTCGGACCGGGCCACGTGGTGGCCGACGTCACGCTCACCCCAGGCAGCTGGGCAGTCGAGGTGAATGCAACCGCCGCAACCGGCCCCCCGCTGGCCGCCCGGCTGTCGATCCGCGTAGGACCGTGAGGAGGACCCCGTGAGAAAGGCCGTCGCCGTCGTCCTGGCCCTGACGTCCTGGTCGTGCGCCCGGGGGTCGCCTCAGTCGACTCCGGCCCCGCCCACTCCGGCGCGCATCGCATCCACCGCCACCGTGGACCTTGTTACGCCCAAGCCGGGCGCGGTCGTCCAAGGCCCGAGGGTGGACGTGCGGATCGCGCTGAACGGGGGAGAGATCAGGACGGAAACCAGCCGCGACCTCAAGCCCGACCTGGGGCACCTGCACCTGCTTCTGGACGGCAAGGTCGTGTCGATGAACTACGGGCTCGAGCAGAAGCTGGACGTCGCGCCCGGAGACCATCTGCTCCAGGTCGAGTTCGTCGCGCTGGACCACGGCCCGTTCAGTCCCCGAATCACCGACACCTCCAACTTCACCGTCAGATGAGCGCCGTCGCCACCTCCGCAACCGACATCAGGCCGGCCTTGGTGGCAGCCGGGCTCCTGCTGCTCGTAGCGCGGCGGCCGGTCCCCGGAGCAGTCGCAATGACGGTCGCGGCCGGATCGCTCGCAGTCGCATCGCGGGGGCAGCGAGCCCGGCGGGTGCGGCCACTACACGCGGGCCTGGTCACGGCGCTGGGCATTGTCGCGTTCGCCGCATCGCGCCTCTTCGGCCGGGCGACCCCGCTTCCGGCACCACCGCTGACGATTGCGGCGGACGTCGTCGCGGCAGTCGCGGAGGAGGCCTTCTTCCGTCACCTCATGTTCCAGGTACTGCAGCCGTTCGGGCCCGTGGTGGCGGTCGCCGGTACGGCGGCTGCGTTCGCCGCCATCCACATCCCGATGTACGGACTGCGCTCGGTGCCGTTGAACTTCGCCGCCGGACTTCTGTTCGGCTGGCAGCGCCACGCCACCGGAACCTGGACTTCGCCCGCTGCCTCACACGTGATCGCGAACCTGCTCAGCAGGTGATTGGAGAACGGAAAATGACAAGAGCTGCAGCGTTGGCAGTGTCACTGCTCATCGCCGCCGCATGCGCGCCGGCCACCGAGTCGGAGCCGATCGTCATCGGTGCCGTCTACCCGACCGGTGGGGGCCAGGGTCCGGGCGGCATCGAGGAGTACCAGGGACTGCGCGTGGCGGCTGACCTCGTCAACCGCGCCGGCGGAGTCCGCGGCCGGGACGTGAGGTTGCGCCTGGAGCAGGCCGACTCGTCGGACCAGGCTCCCGGAGCGGTGGACCGCTTGGCGGCACGCGGCATCGAGATCGTGGCCGGCAGCTACGGGAGCACGATCAGCCGCCCAGCGGCGGAACGAGCGGCGGACAACCGGATGCTGTTCTGGGAGACCGGGGCCGTCGGCGAGATCGGCATGGCGCCGGGGCCCGGACGGCGCTTCTTCCGCGTGACCCCGACCGGAGAGGTCCTGGGCAAGGCAGCCGTGGAGTTCGTCCGGGACCAGGTCGGACCGCTGGTCGCCCCCGGTGTCTCGCTGCGGTGGTCGGTCGTGTACGTGGACGACGTATACGGACGCTCGGTGGGCACCGGCGCCGTCGAGGAGATCCGGCGAGCCGGACTCACGCTGGCCAGAGCCATTCCCTACCGGCTGCAGGGGGCCGACTACGCCGCCATAGCGCAAGAGATCGGCGAAGCAGGCACAGACGTCCTCGTCGTGTCGTCCTACCTGGACGACGCCGTCGCCCTCCGGCGCGAGACGGTCCGTCAGAGGATCCCCCTCAAGGCAAGCATTGGGACAAGCTCCAGCTACTGCATGAGGGAGTTCGGGGAGCTGATGGGAGACGACGCCGTGGGGCTGTTCGCCTCGGACAAGCCAACCGGCATGGCGATCGACCCTGGGCGGCTGTCGCCGGAGGCGTCGCGGACCCTCACGGAGGGCCGCGACGAGTACAAGCGCCGATTCAAAGACGAGATGACCGCTCCCGCGCTCGCGGGCTTTGCGGCCGGCTGGGCGCTGTTCCACCACGCACTTCCAAAGGCGAATGGGCTCGATGCTGACTCTGTCGCCGTTGCCGCGCGCGCGCTAAACCTGCCGGACGGGTCACTGCCCAACGGTGGCGGACTCCGCTTCGGCGGCACGGAGGGCCAGAGCGCCGGTGCCAACATCAGGGCAGCGCGGGTCATCTGGGAGTGGGTGCGCCCGAAGACGAGAGCCATCGTCTGGCCCCCCGCGTTCGCGAACGAGCCGATCCGGGCGAAGGCGCTGACATGACGCGCAAGGTCTGGCTCTGGGGACTGGCAGCGGCCACGCTTTACGCGGCCGTCGCCGCCGCCACGTTCGGCACGAACACCCTGCCGTCACGTCCACTGTTCGATGGCCTTGCCCCGCCTGTGCCGTACAACTGGGTCGAGCCGCCGCGGGGGCTGAAGAAGGCGGCCAAGCCGACCGGCGCTCAGGACACCATCCCCCTCGACGACACAGGCTCCGCGGAGAAGTCGATCGCCACGGTCGACGGCCAGGCCTTCTTGGTGTTCAAGAAGGGTTCCTTCGCCCCGCAGAGCGGCGAGACCGGGGTTTCCGTCACCCTGGAGCCCGTTTCGATCAACGCGATCCCGGCAAAACCTCCGGGGGACAAGAAGTTCGACGGCAACGGTTACAGGGTTCGCGCGACCTACCAGCCCTCGGGCCGCGTGGCGTCGCCGACCCAGACCATGACGGTGGTTCTGAGGTACGCCCGGCATGGCACTCACGTCTTCGCCGTGCCCGCGCGTGGGCGTCCGCGGCAGTTGAAGTCGACGGCTACCGCCGCCAACCTTCAGGTGTTCGCCGAGTCCGACACCCTCGGGACGTTCGTCCCGGTCGGCAACCCCGCTCCCCCGCCCAAGAGCGACCTGCGGACACGCCTGGAGTATTTGGCGGTCGGCGCGGCCGCCACCTTGCTTGGCGCCGCCGTCTACTACGGTCTTCCAGCACTCAAGCGCCGGAGGACCGTCCCGGCCCCGCCCCCGGGCAAGGGCGGCCGGGCCAAGGGCAAACCGAAACGCCGCCGATGAGCCCTCCCGACGTCCAGAGCAGACGGCCCGAGAACACCGGGACCCATCCTAGCCAGGCTGTGAGCGCATCCGGCTGATGAGCCCGTCCAGGATGTCGCTCTCGGACACGACCACCTCCTGCGCCCCCGACCACCGGACGACCTCCCGCAGGATCAGCGCCCCCGAGCCGATGACGTCCGCGCGTCCCGGGTGCATCGCGCCCAGAGACCGGATCTGGTGGGACGGCATCCGCAGCAGCGCTTCGGTCCAGTTGCCGACTTTCTCCGCGGACAGCCGGCTGTGGTGGACGCGCGACCGGTCGTAGGTCTTCAGTCCCAGCGACAGGGCCGCCAGGGTCGTCACCGTCCCGGCGACGCCGACCAGCACCTCGGCCCCCGTGACGTTCAGCTCGCGGTCGGCTTCCCGCAGCCCTTGGCGGACCAGGGCATGCGCGGCCTCGACCTCCAGCACCGACGGCGGATCGGACTTCAGGCAGCGCTCCCGGAGGCGAACCGCACCCAGGTCCAGCGACCACACCGATTCGGCCCGCCCAGTCCCGCGCACGAGTTCGGTCGATCCCCCGCCGATGTCCACCACGAGCGCAGGCTCGGCGGGCAGTCCGGACGTCGCGCCTTCGAACGTCAGCCGTCCCTCGTCGGCCCCCGTCAGAACCTCGACCTCCACCCCGGCCACCGACCGGACCGCTTCGCAGAACTCATCGCGGTTGGCCGCGTCGCGCAGGGCGCTCGTCGCCGCGACGACGCTCCGGGACGCTCCCAGCCCCCGCGCCCGCCGGACGTAGGAGCCGACCACGGCCACCGTCCGCTCGACCGCAGCCGCCGCCAAGACCCTGGTCGCGTCGACGTCCTGGCCCAGGCGCGTCACCTCCACCAGCCGGACGACCTCCCGCCCGTCCGGCTCGGTGACCAGCAGCCGGACGGTGTTCGTCCCCACGTCGATGGCGGCGAGCCTGCTCATGGCGCAGGGACGTCCACGCACGGCGGGGGCCGCAGGACCGGACCCGCCACCTCCTCCACCCAGGCCCCCACGGGGTTGCCGCCGCAGACGGCGTGGTGCGCGTAGTGGGAGTGCAGGCACTTCACGCGGTCGGCCGGACCTCCGCCGACGCCGCCCGCACCGTCGAGCACATGGATGGAGTCCCGCCGCGCCACGTAGTCGGCCTGGGCGTCGTCGAACGCGCGGCGGAAGTCGTCGTCATCACGGAGCCGATCGTTGAGCTCGCGCATCCGGCCGTCACCTTCGAGCCTGCCGATCTCGGAACAGGCGCGCCTGCAGGTGAGCCAGTACAGCGTCGGGAACGGACTTCCCCCGGCCAGCGGATGTGTCTCCACCACGGCGGGCAGCCCGCACGGGCACCGGACCGCTACCCGCGCCGGCTCAAGGACGCGCCGCTGGAGCTGCAGAGACACTGCCTGGCGGTCGGCGGGGCTGAGCCCGAACGGCTCGGACGTGCTAACCCTGCTTGCCGCGGAGGTTGCGCTTGATGTCGGCCAGGCGCTCGTTGGACCGCCGAAGGTAGCTCTTGAGCATCTTCTCGAACTCAGGGTCCGAACCCTTCCGCAACGGCCTTCGGTCGCGCGGGTCGGGCTCCTGAAGCGCCTTGATGGACAGGTCGAGCTTGCCGTCGGGCTTGGTCCCCATCACCTTGACGCTGACCCGGTCGCCTTCGCGAAGGAACTCCTTGACGTCCTTCACGTACGCCCGGTCGATCTGCGAGATGTGAATGAGACCCTTCTCGCCGTTGTCCAGATCGATGAAGGCGCCGTACGGTGCGATCTTCGCGACCGCGCCTTCCACCGTCTCGCCGACTTCCGCCATCAAACCTCCTGTGGGAAACCCATCGTAGAAACGCCCCTAGGGGGCGTCAACCGGCTACTTCAGCTCGACCGTGGCGCCCGCGCCCTCGAGCGCGGCCTTGATCTTCTCGGCCTCGTCCTTGGCGATACCCTCGCGGACCGGCTTGGGAGCCCCGTCCACAAGGTCCTTGGCTTCCTTGAGCCCGAGCTGGGTAACGGCGCGAACTTCCTTGATGACCTGGATCTTCTTGTCTCCAGCGGACACCAGCACCACCGTGAACTCGTCCTGCTCCGCGGCGGCGGCGGCGCCGTCGCCTCCGGCTGCACCGGCTCCGGGAGCCGCTGCGGCCATCGGGGCGGCAGCCTGGATCCCGAACTCGTCCTGCATCTTCTTGGCCAGGTCGGCCGCCTCCAGGACGCTCATCTCCTTGATTGCATCCAGCAGGTCGTCAACGCTCATTTTCGCCATGACTGTCACTCTCCTCTGCTTGCCAGCTGCTCCAGCACGTACACGATGCGGCCGAGCGGCGCCTCCAGCGTCGCTGCGATCGCAGAAAGCCCGGACGTAAGCGATCCGGCCACCTTCGCGCGGGACACGTCCAGCGGATCGACCGTGGCCAAAGCCTCGGTATCGCCCGCCGTCATCACCCGCCGGTCCAGCAGCCCGCCCTTGATGACCAGGCCCGGATTGTCCTTTGCGAAACCCGTGAGGGCCTTGGCGGCCGCGACCGGGTCCCCGTAGCAGTAGGCGACCGCGGTCGGACCCTGAAGCAGGTCGTCCAGGCCCTCGATGCCCAGCTCGGTCGCCGCCCGCAGGGTCAGCGTGTTCTTCACGACCCGGTACTCGACCTCGGTCTGCGCGAGGCGGGTGCGCAGGTCGCCCAGCTGTCCGACCGTCAGCCCCCGGTACTCCGTGAGCACGACGGTGCCCGCCCGCTCCAGGCTGTCGCGGATGGTCGCGATGGCCTCGACCTTCTCGGGCCGGACCTTGACCTCGTAGCCTTCCTTCATGACAAAACCCCCGTCCCGTTCGGACGAGGGCCGAAGTCAATCCGCGGTGTGCGACTGACCTCGGCAGGCGCCTGGTGAGGCGTTCGCCCTTGCGGGACCTGCTGTCTACGGCGTCAGAAGTATAGCGGAGCGGACTGCGCTCCCTGACGTGCTGCTGACTACTCTCCGGACTTCGCCCCTATGACGTCCTTCGGAGCGATGTTCGGGTCGATCTTGAGGCCCGGGCCCATCGTCGAAGAGAGGGTGATCCCCTTGACGTACTTGCCCTTGGCGGTGGCCGGCTTGGCGCGGATGAGCTCCTCCAGCGCGGCGGCGAAGTTGCGCACCAGCGCCTCGGACTCAAACGACGCCTTGCCCAGGATCAGGTGGACGTTGCCGGTCTTGTCCGTGCGGTACTCGACCCGGCCCCCCTTGATGTCCTTGATGGCCTTGCCCACGTCTACGGTGACGGTGCCGGCCTTCGGGTTGGGCATCAGCCCGCGCGTGCCGAGCGTCTTTCCGATGCGCCCGACCTTCGGCATCATGTCGGGGGTCGCCACGGCGACGTCGAACTCCAGCCACCCGCCGGTGATCCGCTCGATGAGGTCATCGGCGCCGATGATGTCGGCGCCGGCCTCCTCGGCCTCGCGCGCCTTGTCGCCCTGGGCGAACACCGCTACCCGGACCGTCTTGCCGGTCCCCGCGGGCAGAGCCACCGTCCCGCGGATCATCTGGTCCTGCTTGCGAGGGTCGATCCCGAGCTTGAACGCGACCTCGACCGTCTCGTCGAACTTCGCGCTGGCGCTCTTGCGGATGACCTCGATCGCCTCGGGAGCCGAGTGGATCTTGTCGCGGTCGATCTGCTCGTGGACCGCCTTGAGTCTCTTGCCAACCTTGGCCATGGCTACTCCACTGTTACGCCCATGGAGCGGGCGGTCCCTTCGATGATCTTCATCGCAGCGTCTATGTCGTTTGCCGTGAGGTCCGGCATCTTCGCCTCGGCGATGTCCCGGACCTGGCGGCGCGACAGCTTCGCGACCTTGTTGCGGTGTGGCTCCGCAGACCCCTTCTCGATGCCGGCGGCCTTTCGGATCAGGACTGCGGCCGGCGGAGTCTTGAGCTGGAAGTCAAAGGAACGGTCGGCGTAGATCGTCACCTCGACCGGGATGATCGTCCCGACCTGGCTGCGCGTCGCGTCGTTGTACTGCTGGATGAACTGCCCGATCGCCACCCCGTGCTGTCCCAGAGCCGGACCGACAGGGGGAGCCGGGGTCGCCTGACCCGCCGGCAGCTGCAGCTTAAGGATCGTCGTTATCTTCTTGGGCTTTTTGGACATGACCTTGCCTTTCTAGATCTTGGCTACCTGGTCGAACGGCAGGGTGACCGGGGTCTCGCGGCCGAAGATGTCCACCAGGACGACGACCGTCTGCTGGTCCATGTTGATCTCCGAGATCGGACCGCTCATCCCCGCGAAAGCGGTGGCCGTCACCTGGACGACCTCGCCCTGCTCGAACTCCAGCCGCGGACGCAGCCTCTCCTCGGTCTTCGGCGCGAGGATCCTGTTGACCTCGGCGTGCTCCAGTGGCGCGGGCTTGGCTCCCGTCCCGACGAAGCCTGTGACGCCGGGGGTGTTGCGGACGACGTACCAGGAGTCGTCGTCCAGCTCCATGCGCACGAGGATGTAGCCGGGGAAGACCTTTTTCTGGACCAGCTGCCGCTTGCCCGCCTTGAGCTCCATGACCTCTTCGGTCGGGACGACCACGTCGTAGATCTTGTCCTCCATGTTCATGGACTGGATCCTGGACGCCAGGTTCGCCTTCACCTTGTTCTCGTAGCCGGCGTAGGTGTGGACGACAAACCACTCGCCCGGCA from Actinomycetota bacterium encodes:
- a CDS encoding CPBP family glutamic-type intramembrane protease, giving the protein MSAVATSATDIRPALVAAGLLLLVARRPVPGAVAMTVAAGSLAVASRGQRARRVRPLHAGLVTALGIVAFAASRLFGRATPLPAPPLTIAADVVAAVAEEAFFRHLMFQVLQPFGPVVAVAGTAAAFAAIHIPMYGLRSVPLNFAAGLLFGWQRHATGTWTSPAASHVIANLLSR
- a CDS encoding ABC transporter substrate-binding protein, coding for MSLLIAAACAPATESEPIVIGAVYPTGGGQGPGGIEEYQGLRVAADLVNRAGGVRGRDVRLRLEQADSSDQAPGAVDRLAARGIEIVAGSYGSTISRPAAERAADNRMLFWETGAVGEIGMAPGPGRRFFRVTPTGEVLGKAAVEFVRDQVGPLVAPGVSLRWSVVYVDDVYGRSVGTGAVEEIRRAGLTLARAIPYRLQGADYAAIAQEIGEAGTDVLVVSSYLDDAVALRRETVRQRIPLKASIGTSSSYCMREFGELMGDDAVGLFASDKPTGMAIDPGRLSPEASRTLTEGRDEYKRRFKDEMTAPALAGFAAGWALFHHALPKANGLDADSVAVAARALNLPDGSLPNGGGLRFGGTEGQSAGANIRAARVIWEWVRPKTRAIVWPPAFANEPIRAKALT
- a CDS encoding Ppx/GppA phosphatase family protein; protein product: MSRLAAIDVGTNTVRLLVTEPDGREVVRLVEVTRLGQDVDATRVLAAAAVERTVAVVGSYVRRARGLGASRSVVAATSALRDAANRDEFCEAVRSVAGVEVEVLTGADEGRLTFEGATSGLPAEPALVVDIGGGSTELVRGTGRAESVWSLDLGAVRLRERCLKSDPPSVLEVEAAHALVRQGLREADRELNVTGAEVLVGVAGTVTTLAALSLGLKTYDRSRVHHSRLSAEKVGNWTEALLRMPSHQIRSLGAMHPGRADVIGSGALILREVVRWSGAQEVVVSESDILDGLISRMRSQPG
- a CDS encoding DUF501 domain-containing protein → MSLQLQRRVLEPARVAVRCPCGLPAVVETHPLAGGSPFPTLYWLTCRRACSEIGRLEGDGRMRELNDRLRDDDDFRRAFDDAQADYVARRDSIHVLDGAGGVGGGPADRVKCLHSHYAHHAVCGGNPVGAWVEEVAGPVLRPPPCVDVPAP
- a CDS encoding S1 RNA-binding domain-containing protein, with protein sequence MAEVGETVEGAVAKIAPYGAFIDLDNGEKGLIHISQIDRAYVKDVKEFLREGDRVSVKVMGTKPDGKLDLSIKALQEPDPRDRRPLRKGSDPEFEKMLKSYLRRSNERLADIKRNLRGKQG
- the rplL gene encoding 50S ribosomal protein L7/L12, with product MAKMSVDDLLDAIKEMSVLEAADLAKKMQDEFGIQAAAPMAAAAPGAGAAGGDGAAAAAEQDEFTVVLVSAGDKKIQVIKEVRAVTQLGLKEAKDLVDGAPKPVREGIAKDEAEKIKAALEGAGATVELK
- the rplJ gene encoding 50S ribosomal protein L10; the protein is MKEGYEVKVRPEKVEAIATIRDSLERAGTVVLTEYRGLTVGQLGDLRTRLAQTEVEYRVVKNTLTLRAATELGIEGLDDLLQGPTAVAYCYGDPVAAAKALTGFAKDNPGLVIKGGLLDRRVMTAGDTEALATVDPLDVSRAKVAGSLTSGLSAIAATLEAPLGRIVYVLEQLASRGE
- the rplA gene encoding 50S ribosomal protein L1, whose product is MAKVGKRLKAVHEQIDRDKIHSAPEAIEVIRKSASAKFDETVEVAFKLGIDPRKQDQMIRGTVALPAGTGKTVRVAVFAQGDKAREAEEAGADIIGADDLIERITGGWLEFDVAVATPDMMPKVGRIGKTLGTRGLMPNPKAGTVTVDVGKAIKDIKGGRVEYRTDKTGNVHLILGKASFESEALVRNFAAALEELIRAKPATAKGKYVKGITLSSTMGPGLKIDPNIAPKDVIGAKSGE
- the rplK gene encoding 50S ribosomal protein L11, coding for MSKKPKKITTILKLQLPAGQATPAPPVGPALGQHGVAIGQFIQQYNDATRSQVGTIIPVEVTIYADRSFDFQLKTPPAAVLIRKAAGIEKGSAEPHRNKVAKLSRRQVRDIAEAKMPDLTANDIDAAMKIIEGTARSMGVTVE
- the nusG gene encoding transcription termination/antitermination protein NusG, which encodes MRPDDTEVSPPDIEEAQTNTSVATDEPVVDEVPETPESIVEDPAPEPASEAPVEDSAPEAASEDADVDADADDEEEDEGPDLFLPGEWFVVHTYAGYENKVKANLASRIQSMNMEDKIYDVVVPTEEVMELKAGKRQLVQKKVFPGYILVRMELDDDSWYVVRNTPGVTGFVGTGAKPAPLEHAEVNRILAPKTEERLRPRLEFEQGEVVQVTATAFAGMSGPISEINMDQQTVVVLVDIFGRETPVTLPFDQVAKI